In Daucus carota subsp. sativus chromosome 4, DH1 v3.0, whole genome shotgun sequence, one DNA window encodes the following:
- the LOC108219091 gene encoding pentatricopeptide repeat-containing protein At5g55840: MFTHIRTSKRFKLFPQRSPKFQALSRMGFSTNFKNMIDNNQTARLDPQISGLELENSVYNVLTVNRWESLNFMNYKMASLRPVHGRLALKFLKWVIKQPGMELTHVTQMYCITTHILVRARMYDSAKLILEHLAQMGVGSHSVFGHLMGTYSLCNSNPAVFDLLIRIYVRKLMVEEALEVYRLVGKRGFRPSVYTCNMLLRALANGEFGGSVWSFFREMLAGNICPNVVTFNILLHILCVEGKLKKAGYLLKKMEGSGYSPTVVTYNTLLNWYCKKGRYKAAFELIDQMGRRGLKADVCTYNMLIDDLCQHCRSSKGYLLLKKMRKKMLFPNVVTYNTLINGFVKEGKVDVASRIFREMLECNVLPNHVTYNSLIYGHCQEGRFVEASELLRKMEGIGLKPNEVSYGGVLDGLCRHEKLELARSLFNRMKLNGLRVNKILYTMLIDGLCKAGMPEEAVQLLVDMFKDGLSPDVITYSALVNGFCKAMKVCNVKEIICKMYRTGVEHNSVIYSTLIYNSCKKNNLHEAMKVYAAMSHSDHQVDLFTCNTLVSCLSRVGKPEEAVDFMHHMRNIHQFPSAVTYDCIINGFANEGKALEAISLFDEMVKSGHHPSLYTYGALLKGLCRGGNFEEAMEFFSKIQHIPGVVDIFAYNTLMAETCRFGNLRVALMLMDEMVQNDVLPDSYTYTSVLGGLCRKGRVVTAICMFEELIRKRTLFPNQVMYTCLIDGLFKAGLSKAAAYYLEQMLEKGLFPDTNALNAMIDGYSRIGNMTNMQALFSMMKGGDLYPNIITYNIILHGYSQQRDLSRCFEVYKILVKSGFVPDNLTNHSLLNGLCKSGMLDIAVKTLKKMITEGALVDKRTFNMLIAECCEKHCMMKAFDLLNIMKLIGEFPDEDTYASLILGLNKKQDYCSSHKILHEMLNKGFTPTEKQYVSLITGMCRVGDCQRAFKLKDEMEALGVGSREIAGSAIVRGLVQRGKMEEAAFVLDCMLRGKIVPTIATFTSLMHIFCKKHKFNEALNLKDVMELHGVKLDVVAYNVMITGLCAVGEADHAFELYEEMKQKGLCPNTTSFYVLVKAVSEDKFSLKGEMLLIDMRERGLLSEDNITQGLQEGLVVAMEKLESLRHRRRVPSAKSR; encoded by the exons ATGTTTACACATATAAGAACTTCCAAAAGATTCAAACTTTTTCCTCAAAGAAGCCCAAAGTTTCAAGCTTTATCTCGAATGGGCTTTTCCACAAATTTCAAGAACATGATAGATAACAATCAAACTGCAAGACTCGACCCACAAATTTctg GTTTGGAGCTGGAAAATAGTGTTTATAATGTTTTAACAGTTAACAGATGGGAGTCTTTGAACTTTATGAACTATAAAATGGCCTCACTTAGGCCAGTTCATGGGAGGTTAGCTTTGAAATTTCTTAAGTGGGTCATTAAGCAACCTGGTATGGAACTTACCCATGTTACTCAAATGTATTGTATTACTACCCATATTCTTGTTAGAGCTAGAATGTATGATTCTGCCAAGTTGATTCTTGAACATTTGGCTCAAATGGGTGTTGGGTCGCATTCAGTTTTTGGTCATCTTATGGGTACTTACTCTCTTTGCAATTCGAATCCGGCGGTTTTTGATCTTTTGATCAGGATTTATGTTAGGAAATTGATGGTGGAGGAAGCGTTAGAGGTTTATCGTTTAGTGGGTAAGAGGGGGTTTAGGCCGTCAGTGTACACTTGTAATATGTTGTTGAGGGCATTGGCGAATGGTGAGTTTGGAGGGTCTGTGTGGTCGTTTTTCAGGGAAATGCTTGCGGGGAATATTTGCCCCAACGTTGTTACGTTTAATATACTTTTGCATATTCTGTGTGTTGAAGGAAAGCTTAAAAAAGCTGGATATCTTCTTAAGAAGATGGAAGGTAGTGGTTATAGTCCTACTGTGGTTACCTATAATACTTTGCTCAACTGGTACTGCAAGAAGGGAAGATATAAAGCAGCTTTTGAGCTTATTGATCAGATGGGCCGTAGGGGTCTCAAAGCAGATGTGTGTACATATAATATGCTTATAGATGATCTATGTCAACACTGTAGGAGTTCAAAAGGGTATTTGTTGTTAAAAAAGATGAGAAAAAAGATGTTATTTCCTAATGTAGTCACCTATAACACTCTCATTAATGGGTTTGTGAAGGAAGGGAAGGTTGATGTTGCTAGTCGGATCTTTAGGGAGATGTTGGAATGCAATGTATTACCTAACCACGTCACTTATAATTCCTTGATTTATGGGCACTGTCAGGAAGGCAGATTTGTAGAAGCTTCAGAACTTCTGAGGAAAATGGAAGGCATTGGATTGAAACCTAATGAAGTTAGTTATGGGGGTGTCTTGGATGGGCTATGTAGAcatgaaaaattagaattagCAAGAAGTCTTTTTAATAGGATGAAATTAAATGGATTAAgagttaataaaattttgtatacaATGTTGATAGATGGGCTATGCAAAGCTGGAATGCCCGAGGAAGCTGTTCAGTTGCTTGTTGACATGTTCAAGGATGGTCTCAGTCCTGATGTCATTACATATTCCGCACTTGTGAATGGATTTTGCAAGGCAATGAAGGTTTGTAATGTAAAGGAAATCATATGCAAGATGTATAGAACTGGAGTTGAACATAATAGCGTCATATACTCCACACTAATCTACAACTCTTGCAAGAAAAACAACTTGCACGAAGCAATGAAAGTATATGCAGCAATGAGTCACAGTGATCACCAGGTGGACCTTTTTACATGTAATACTCTCGTTTCTTGTCTTTCTAGGGTTGGAAAGCCAGAGGAGGCAGTGGATTTCATGCATCACATGAGAAATATCCATCAGTTTCCTAGTGCAGTTACTTATGATTGTATTATTAATGGATTTGCAAATGAAGGCAAGGCACTAGAAGCAATTTCCCTGTTTGATGAAATGGTAAAGTCTGGTCATCACCCTAGCCTTTATACGTATGGGGCTCTACTTAAAGGACTATGCAGAGGAGGAAATTTCGAGGAGGCTATGGAATTCTTCTCTAAAATCCAACATATACCTGGCGTGGTAGATATCTTTGCGTATAACACGCTAATGGCTGAAACATGTAGATTTGGTAATTTGCGAGTAGCTCTGATGCTTATGGATGAGATGGTTCAAAATGATGTTCTTCCTGATAGTTATACGTACACCAGTGTTCTTGGGGGGTTGTGTAGAAAGGGTAGGGTGGTCACTGCGATTTGTATGTTTGAAGAGTTGATCAGAAAAAGAACTTTATTTCCTAATCAGGTTATGTATACATGTTTAATCGATGGGCTTTTTAAGGCAGGTTTGTCAAAGGCTGCTGCATATTACCTTGAGCAGATGTTGGAGAAAGGTCTTTTTCCTGATACTAATGCACTTAATGCAATGATAGATGGTTACTCTAGAATAGGGAACATGACTAATATGCAGGCCTTATTTTCAATGATGAAAGGTGGAGATCTGTACCcaaatataattacatataatattatcttGCACGGATATTCTCAACAAAGAGATTTATCAAGGTGCTTTGAAGTTTATAAGATTCTTGTTAAAAGCGGATTTGTTCCGGATAACTTGACAAATCATTCTCTTTTAAATGGGCTTTGTAAGTCGGGCATGCTAGACATTGCAGTTAAGACTTTAAAAAAGATGATTACTGAGGGTGCTTTAGTTGATAAGAGGACATTTAATATGCTAATAGCTGAGTGTTGTGAAAAACATTGCATGATGAAAGCCTTTGATTTGCTGAACATAATGAAGTTAATAGGGGAATTTCCTGATGAAGATACTTATGCTTCACTGATTCTTGGTCTCAATAAGAAACAAGATTATTGTAGTTCACATAAGATTTTGCACGAGATGCTGAACAAAGGTTTTACTCCTACAGAAAAACAGTATGTCTCGCTTATTACTGGTATGTGTCGAGTTGGAGACTGTCAAAGAGCATTTAAACTAAAGGATGAAATGGAAGCTCTTGGTGTTGGCTCAAGAGAGATAGCTGGGAGTGCCATAGTTAGAGGGCTAGTGCAGCGGGGTAAGATGGAAGAAGCAGCATTTGTTCTTGATTGTATGCTTAGGGGTAAAATAGTTCCGACTATTGCGACGTTTACAAGTCTAATGCATATATTCTGCAAGAAGCATAAGTTCAATGAAGCACTTAATTTAAAAGATGTAATGGAACTTCATGGTGTAAAACTTGATGTCGTTGCATACAATGTAATGATTACTGGCCTTTGTGCTGTTGGAGAAGCTGATCATGCTTTTGAGCTGTATGAAGAGATGAAACAAAAAGGTCTCTGCCCTAATACCACATCATTTTATGTTCTCGTAAAGGCTGTTTCCGAAGATAAATTTTCTTTGAAGGGTGAAATGCTCCTTATAGATATGCGGGAAAGGGGACTACTGTCGGAAGATAATATTACACAAGGTCTGCAGGAAGGTTTAGTGGTTGCTATGGAGAAGTTGGAAAGTTTAAGGCACAGAAGACGGGTACCCAGTGCTAAGAGTAGATAA
- the LOC108217477 gene encoding early nodulin-like protein 5, with protein sequence MALSKLFFILNIAIFVSSVFSYQFEVGGDEGWITPSSANFTTDIDEPYNVWASHNRFRIGDTLHFRYENDSVLVVGYEDYKNCTTTNAISEFDNGDTVFKFKRSGFFYFISGQPDHCTSGQKMIIRVMHPSEYTPPHMQPQSPESAPSPGTRALGPSGDSYSSSTRVSAVAAFVVAALAAPLVIIYLFI encoded by the exons ATGGCTCTTTCTAAGCTCTTTTTCATCCTCAACATCGCGATTTTCGTCTCCTCCGTCTTCTCATACCAGTTCGAAGTTGGAGGCGATGAAGGCTGGATTACACCTTCCTCTGCCAACTTCACTACTGACATTGATGAACCTTACAATGTCTGGGCTTCTCATAACAGATTCCGCATTGGCGATACACTTC ATTTCAGGTACGAGAATGACTCTGTCCTGGTGGTCGGCTACGAGGACTACAAAAACTGCACTACCACGAACGCCATCTCAGAATTCGACAATGGAGACACtgtttttaaattcaaacgCTCTGGATTTTTTTACTTCATCAGTGGCCAGCCTGATCACTGCACATCAGGCCAGAAAATGATCATCCGTGTCATGCATCCGTCCGAGTACACGCCTCCTCATATGCAGCCTCAATCACCCGAATCCGCGCCATCGCCTGGCACGCGTGCATTGGGACCGTCCGGTGATTCTTACAGCTCTAGCACCAGGGTTTCTGCAGTTGCAGCTTTTGTTGTAGCTGCTCTAGCTGCTCCTCTGGTCatcatctatttatttatctag
- the LOC108217478 gene encoding probable L-type lectin-domain containing receptor kinase S.7 codes for MNLFSSRTPLIIFLILLLFFKNPPLISSQNTNFDFPSFSSLRNISLLGDSFLRHGVISLTKQLNVPSSSSGTVIYNHPIEFSNQDSTHIASFSTCFTFSINNVNPVSFGDGLAFFITPDDRILGSPGGYLGLVNSTLLTKNKFVAVEFDTRLDSHFNDPNENHIGLDIDSLNSIKTADVISIGIDLKSGNLITAWIDYESVEKSLKVFLSYSGTKPFDPLLAVDVDLSEYLREFKYVGFSASTEGSTEIHLLENWSFSTFGVKSSRPRFPPYNVSDNSVVRKPPIPVSGSGNKHKRLGWGLGIAGPALFCVFLGLFGYISVKKWKGMRMDKSIKADLLTGPRQFSYKELKAATKGFHDSRIVGHGAFGTVYKAFFMSLGTMSAVKRSKHSHEGKTEFLAELSIIACLRHKNLVPLQGWCAEKGELLLVYEFMPNGSVDNVLYQESDQGLALKWPHRYNIAVGLASVLTYLHQECEQQVIHRDIKTSNIMLDANFNARLGDFGLARLMDHDKSPVSTLTAGTMGYLAPEYLQYGKATEKSDVFSYGVVILELACGRRPIDKETEGQRMVNLVDWVWDLHSEGRLAEAVDRRLNGVFNVEEAKLLLLLGLSCANPDSAERPSMRKVFQILNGEAEPVLVPKTKPTLSFSNHMALNVGDIVSDSEGSQTPDHMFEIKVV; via the coding sequence ATGAATCTCTTCTCTTCAAGAACCCCACTCATCATTTTCTTGATTCTCTTGTTGTTTTTCAAGAACCCCCCTTTAATCTCATCTCAAAACACCAACTTTGACTTCCCCTCTTTCTCATCTCTCCGCAATATCAGTCTCCTCGGCGACTCTTTTCTCCGTCACGGCGTGATCAGCCTCACGAAACAACTCAATGTACCTTCATCAAGCTCCGGCACAGTCATTTACAATCACCCAATTGAGTTTTCTAATCAAGATTCCACTCACATTGCTTCTTTCTCCACTTGTTTCACTTTTTCGATAAATAATGTCAATCCGGTGTCGTTTGGTGATGGGTTGGCGTTCTTTATCACGCCGGATGATCGGATTTTGGGGAGCCCAGGTGGGTATCTAGGCCTTGTGAATTCAACTCTGCTTACTAAGAATAAGTTTGTTGCTGTGGAGTTTGATACAAGGCTTGATTCACATTTTAATGACCCGAATGAGAATCATATAGGGTTGGATATTGATAGTCTTAATTCGATCAAGACTGCTGATGTTATTTCGATTGGGATTGATTTGAAAAGTGGGAATTTGATTACTGCTTGGATTGATTATGAGAGTGTTGAGAAGAGTTTGAAGGTTTTCTTGAGTTATTCTGGGACTAAGCCTTTCGATCCACTTTTGGCGGTTGATGTTGATCTTTCTGAGTATCTTAGGGAGTTTAAGTATGTGGGGTTTTCGGCTTCTACTGAAGGAAGTACAGAAATTCATCTTCTTGAAAATTGGAGTTTTTCGACTTTTGGGGTTAAGTCAAGTAGGCCAAGATTCCCTCCTTATAATGTGTCTGATAATTCTGTGGTTAGAAAACCTCCTATTCCGGTCTCTGGTTCGGGTAATAAACATAAGAGGCTTGGTTGGGGTCTTGGGATTGCTGGGCCAGCATTGTTTTGTGTTTTTCTTGGATTGTTTGGTTATATATCTGTTAAGAAATGGAAGGGGATGAGAATGGATAAGTCTATCAAGGCTGATCTTCTAACAGGCCCTAGACAATTTAGTTACAAAGAATTAAAAGCTGCTACTAAAGGGTTTCATGATAGTAGGATTGTAGGTCATGGAGCTTTCGGGACTGTTTATAAGGCATTTTTTATGTCTTTAGGTACGATGTCTGCAGTTAAAAGATCGAAGCATTCTCATGAAGGTAAGACTGAGTTTCTTGCTGAGTTGTCGATTATAGCTTGTTTAAGGCACAAGAATTTAGTTCCGCTTCAGGGTTGGTGTGCTGAAAAGGGAGAATTGTTACTTGTCTATGAGTTTATGCCCAATGGAAGTGTTGATAATGTGTTGTATCAAGAGTCTGACCAAGGGTTGGCATTGAAATGGCCACACAGATACAATATTGCTGTCGGATTGGCCTCTGTTTTGACTTATTTGCATCAGGAATGTGAGCAACAAGTGATTCACAGAGACATAAAGACTAGTAACATAATGCTGGATGCAAATTTCAACGCCAGGCTCGGGGATTTTGGGTTGGCTAGGCTAATGGATCATGACAAGAGCCCTGTCTCGACATTGACAGCTGGAACAATGGGGTATCTTGCTCCTGAGTACCTTCAGTACGGAAAAGCAACTGAGAAAAGTGATGTTTTTAGCTATGGCGTGGTAATACTAGAACTGGCCTGTGGAAGGAGGCCAATTGATAAAGAAACAGAAGGTCAAAGAATGGTCAATTTGGTTGATTGGGTTTGGGACTTGCACTCTGAGGGAAGGCTTGCAGAAGCTGTAGACAGACGCTTGAATGGCGTGTTTAATGTAGAAGAAGCTAAGCTGTTGTTGCTTCTTGGTTTGAGCTGTGCCAATCCAGATAGTGCGGAGAGGCCTTCAATGAGGAAAGTATTCCAGATTCTTAATGGCGAGGCGGAGCCTGTGCTGGTGCCTAAAACGAAACCAACTCTCTCCTTTTCTAATCATATGGCTCTAAATGTTGGGGACATTGTTTCTGACAGTGAAGGAAGTCAGACCCCAGACCACATGTTCGAGATCAAAGTTGTTTAA
- the LOC108217479 gene encoding putative F-box protein At5g52610, with translation MGSKFNDLPEDLLMTIFLLHPVKTLALLRTVCTLWARIITSKSFVQLFLSQQRTSSNTNKHFLLQNASKSTGLMDIETRRYQKIFGENYECYGVCDGLFCLSSTKDHLEAHSKILLWTPIFRGKLPPLRIRYSKHTHLLFGYHNGDYKVLKLLIFPRIFYVCIYSLSTDEWEVLEYDNLVSSTFNRLCSKARLVDGSAYIVKDSKKSERGILSFDLSSETFRETKLPADLWYSDDFIMEEYMESLALIGNVMKENKLHVVMWVLRVSDDNSFSWDEIKLGISLDIYQVMGFVKKDELVMGRSSTFLYNIVNKSQQWCRLDDRLGHHSEIRRYMMKPIYSPIRQKVASTTSYYNKYNVLADSDEDL, from the coding sequence ATGGGGTCAAAATTTAACGACTTGCCAGAAGATTTGTTAATGACCATTTTTTTGCTACATCCTGTGAAAACTCTCGCACTGCTGAGGACTGTCTGCACGTTATGGGCTCGAATCATTACCAGCAAGTCTTTCGTTCAGCTCTTTCTTTCCCAACAAAGAACCTCCTCAAACACAAACAAACACTTTCTGCTTCAAAATGCAAGCAAATCAACAGGTCTCATGGATATCGAGACTCGTCGATACCAGAAGATCTTTGGTGAGAATTACGAGTGTTATGGAGTTTGTGACGGGTTGTTTTGTTTGTCTTCTACTAAAGATCATTTGGAAGCACACTCTAAAATACTCTTATGGACTCCCATCTTCAGGGGAAAGCTTCCTCCCCTGAGAATCAGGTATTCAAAGCATACTCATTTGTTATTTGGGTATCACAATGGCGATTACAAGGTGcttaagttattaatttttcCGCGAATATTCTATGTTTGTATCTATAGTTTGAGTACTGATGAGTGGGAGGTTTTAGAATATGATAACTTAGTTTCCAGTACCTTTAATCGGCTATGTTCGAAGGCCAGGTTGGTAGATGGTTCTGCATATATTGTTAAAGATTCGAAGAAATCTGAACGTGgaattttatcttttgatttaaGTTCTGAGACATTTCGAGAAACGAAATTGCCTGCAGATTTATGGTATAGTGATGACTTCATTATGGAAGAATACATGGAATCACTAGCTCTTATAGGCAATGTTATGAAGGAAAATAAGCTTCATGTTGTGATGTGGGTACTGAGAGTGAGTGATGACAACTCGTTTTCATGGGATGAGATCAAACTGGGAATCAGCCTAGATATATATCAAGTGATGGGTTTTGTGAAAAAGGATGAACTTGTTATGGGGCGTAGCAGCACTTTCTTATACAACATAGTGAACAAATCTCAACAATGGTGCCGTTTAGATGATAGACTCGGTCACCATAGTGAAATAAGGAGGTACATGATGAAGCCTATCTATTCACCAATTCGGCAGAAGGTGGCTTCGACGACTtcgtattataataaatataatgtgTTGGCTGATTCTGATGAGGATCTATGA